In one window of Chryseobacterium sp. JV274 DNA:
- the atpE gene encoding ATP synthase F0 subunit C — translation MEIPKIVGAGIVVLGVGIGLGKIGAAALEAIARQPEQSGKIQTAMLIAAALVEGVAFAALFAVN, via the coding sequence ATGGAAATCCCTAAAATTGTAGGTGCTGGTATCGTAGTACTAGGTGTAGGTATCGGTCTTGGTAAAATCGGAGCTGCTGCTCTTGAAGCTATCGCTAGACAACCTGAGCAATCTGGAAAAATCCAAACAGCTATGCTTATCGCAGCTGCACTTGTAGAAGGTGTTGCGTTTGCTGCTCTATTCGCAGTAAACTAA
- the atpB gene encoding F0F1 ATP synthase subunit A has translation MFKKFAVLFYSIFVLNLVSAQHGEATAGAAPAQELSEKDKVSKENKEFIDHHLLDAHDFTLMVDKDGHHIGFPLPVIVYDNGFHSFMSNKEGFMHGEPTEVDGSFYVLHHEKIYKTDAAGTITLDDHGHPTNVKPLDLSITKSVLIILLVSIFMLVLFGGMAKSYKKSVVPTGAARFLEPLIIFVRDEVAIPNIGHKYKRFMGYLLTVFFFILFLNVLGLMPFGINVTGNITMTFFLAILTYLITTFSANKDYWKHIFWMPGVPVPMKLIMLPIELLGTITKPFALMIRLFANMTAGHIVVMSLIGLIYVFKNFIAGVAFPFLTLVIYLLEVLVAFLQAYIFTMLSALFIGMAVQEHEHEHHAAH, from the coding sequence ATGTTTAAGAAATTCGCAGTTTTATTCTACAGTATTTTTGTATTAAACTTAGTGTCTGCACAGCACGGTGAGGCTACTGCCGGGGCAGCTCCTGCTCAAGAGCTTTCAGAGAAAGACAAAGTAAGCAAAGAAAACAAAGAGTTCATCGATCATCACTTGTTGGATGCACATGATTTCACATTGATGGTTGATAAAGACGGTCACCACATCGGTTTCCCTCTTCCTGTTATTGTATATGATAATGGTTTTCACTCTTTCATGAGTAATAAAGAAGGGTTTATGCATGGAGAGCCTACTGAAGTAGACGGTTCTTTTTATGTATTGCACCATGAGAAAATCTATAAGACTGATGCAGCTGGAACTATAACTCTTGATGATCACGGTCACCCAACTAACGTAAAACCATTAGATCTTTCAATTACAAAAAGTGTACTGATCATTTTATTAGTATCAATCTTTATGTTAGTGTTGTTCGGTGGTATGGCTAAGTCTTATAAAAAATCAGTGGTTCCTACCGGTGCTGCAAGATTTTTAGAGCCATTAATTATTTTCGTAAGAGATGAAGTTGCTATTCCAAACATCGGACATAAGTATAAGAGATTTATGGGTTATTTATTAACGGTATTCTTCTTTATTCTTTTCCTTAACGTTTTAGGATTAATGCCTTTCGGAATTAATGTTACAGGTAATATTACAATGACATTCTTCCTTGCAATCCTTACTTATTTGATTACAACATTCTCAGCTAACAAAGATTACTGGAAACACATCTTCTGGATGCCGGGAGTACCAGTTCCAATGAAGCTGATCATGCTTCCTATCGAACTATTAGGAACAATCACTAAACCATTCGCATTGATGATCCGACTTTTTGCAAACATGACTGCAGGTCACATCGTAGTAATGAGTTTGATCGGATTGATCTATGTATTTAAGAATTTTATCGCAGGTGTTGCATTCCCTTTCCTTACATTGGTAATTTATTTACTAGAGGTATTGGTGGCATTCCTACAGGCTTATATCTTTACAATGTTATCAGCTCTGTTTATCGGAATGGCAGTACAAGAGCACGAGCATGAACATCATGCAGCTCACTAA
- the ffh gene encoding signal recognition particle protein, whose amino-acid sequence MFNSLQDKLDKALHNISGRGKITEINVAETVKEIRRALVDADVNYKVAKDLTKRVQDKALGENVLTSLTPGQLMTKIVHDELVDLMGGSQEGINLSGKPSVILIAGLQGSGKTTFSGKLANYLQTKRNKKPLLVACDVYRPAAIDQLKVLGGQIGVPVFTEEGSTNPSTIAENAINFAKSNGHDVVIVDTAGRLAIDEQMMNEIKSVHYFIKPDETLFVVDSMTGQDAVNTAKAFNDALNFDGVVLTKLDGDTRGGAALTIRSVVEKPIKFISTGEKMEALDLFYPERMADRILGMGDVVSLVERAQEQFDEEEAKKLHKKIAKNEFGFDDFLKQINQIKKMGNMKDLMGMIPGVGKAIKDVEISDDAFKHIEAIIYSMTPEERRRPSIINTQRKGRIAKGAGRKIEDVNQLMKQFDQMGKMMKMMQGPQGKQMMQMMSKMPNMPGMGGMGK is encoded by the coding sequence ATGTTTAATAGTTTACAGGATAAATTAGACAAGGCATTACATAATATTTCCGGTAGAGGAAAAATTACCGAAATCAATGTAGCGGAAACCGTAAAGGAGATCCGTAGAGCATTGGTAGATGCCGACGTTAACTATAAAGTTGCAAAAGATCTTACTAAAAGAGTTCAGGATAAAGCATTAGGAGAGAACGTTCTTACTTCCCTTACGCCTGGACAGCTGATGACGAAAATCGTCCATGATGAATTGGTAGACCTTATGGGAGGTTCTCAGGAAGGAATCAATCTTTCAGGAAAACCATCTGTAATCCTTATTGCAGGTCTTCAGGGTTCTGGTAAGACTACATTCTCAGGAAAGCTTGCTAATTATTTACAAACAAAAAGAAATAAAAAACCTTTATTGGTGGCATGTGACGTTTACCGTCCTGCTGCGATTGACCAGCTAAAAGTTTTAGGTGGACAAATCGGGGTTCCAGTTTTCACAGAAGAAGGTTCTACAAATCCTTCTACGATTGCTGAAAACGCAATTAATTTTGCAAAATCAAACGGTCATGATGTTGTGATCGTGGATACGGCAGGTCGTTTGGCAATTGATGAACAGATGATGAACGAGATTAAGTCAGTTCATTACTTCATTAAACCAGATGAAACACTATTCGTTGTTGACTCAATGACAGGTCAGGATGCTGTGAATACGGCAAAAGCATTCAACGATGCTTTGAATTTTGACGGAGTTGTTTTAACTAAATTAGATGGTGACACCCGTGGTGGAGCTGCTTTGACGATTCGTTCTGTTGTTGAAAAACCAATCAAATTCATTTCTACAGGAGAAAAAATGGAAGCTTTAGACCTTTTCTACCCGGAAAGGATGGCAGACAGAATCCTGGGAATGGGAGACGTTGTTTCCTTGGTAGAAAGAGCTCAGGAGCAGTTTGACGAAGAAGAAGCTAAAAAACTTCACAAAAAAATCGCTAAAAACGAGTTTGGTTTTGATGATTTCCTAAAACAGATCAATCAGATCAAGAAGATGGGTAACATGAAGGACTTAATGGGCATGATTCCTGGTGTTGGAAAAGCGATCAAAGATGTAGAAATCAGTGATGATGCATTCAAGCACATTGAAGCGATTATCTACTCTATGACTCCTGAGGAAAGAAGAAGACCTTCTATCATCAATACTCAGAGAAAAGGAAGAATTGCTAAAGGTGCTGGAAGAAAAATCGAAGATGTAAATCAACTGATGAAACAATTCGACCAAATGGGTAAAATGATGAAGATGATGCAGGGCCCTCAAGGAAAGCAGATGATGCAGATGATGAGCAAGATGCCAAATATGCCGGGAATGGGCGGAATGGGAAAATAA